Proteins from a genomic interval of Sphingobacterium sp. SYP-B4668:
- a CDS encoding DUF4876 domain-containing protein, producing the protein MKYISIKNTSVLFLSGLLFILTACRKDYYDYTTLDYNFTVYYPEHYSKQLANGVKVILKNTITGASREYESDSEGHISVSAITPGVYTVMASKTVSATEAEGLVGISAEIFCNGNIPKLLITESATSTISLTGSVAGGFVIKEFYYTGSKTPGGTNYLYDGFIEIYNNSTGLQYADSLVVGSTKTSANSVYGFYPDKNYVYLNQAWMIPGTGQDYPVQPGESIVIAITALNHKSDPNGNPNSPADLGKGIADFETYFNPTGTNIRDTDNPEVPNMHHQYYSSPAGFDWNIGINGAGLVVFKDSNVSAFPTMTEPNVSSTTRYLQVPVDAVLDAVDCVGNSTITIDKKRLPETVDAGLTYVGVANSGRSVVRKVKSMIGQRAVLMDTNNSSVDFEVNNNPTPRKITK; encoded by the coding sequence ATGAAATACATTTCCATAAAAAATACATCTGTACTGTTCTTAAGTGGGCTCTTGTTTATATTAACGGCCTGTCGCAAGGACTATTATGACTATACTACGCTAGACTATAACTTCACGGTATATTACCCCGAACACTATAGCAAACAACTTGCAAACGGTGTCAAGGTAATACTCAAAAATACAATAACTGGTGCAAGTAGAGAATACGAATCGGATAGTGAGGGGCATATCAGTGTCTCAGCGATCACCCCTGGTGTATATACAGTGATGGCATCCAAAACAGTCAGCGCCACGGAAGCCGAAGGGCTGGTCGGTATCTCGGCTGAAATCTTCTGTAATGGAAACATCCCTAAACTACTTATTACCGAATCCGCTACGAGTACAATCTCATTGACGGGAAGTGTGGCAGGTGGATTTGTCATCAAAGAGTTCTACTACACAGGTTCAAAAACACCTGGGGGGACTAACTATCTATACGATGGATTCATAGAAATATATAACAACAGTACAGGCTTGCAATATGCGGACAGTTTGGTAGTAGGCAGTACGAAGACTTCAGCCAATTCGGTATATGGATTCTATCCGGACAAAAACTATGTCTACCTCAATCAAGCATGGATGATACCCGGTACAGGGCAGGATTATCCTGTACAACCTGGAGAGTCCATCGTGATTGCCATCACAGCCCTCAACCATAAAAGCGACCCCAATGGCAATCCCAATTCGCCCGCGGATTTAGGGAAGGGAATCGCTGATTTTGAAACTTATTTTAACCCGACAGGCACCAATATACGCGATACCGACAATCCCGAGGTGCCAAATATGCATCATCAGTATTACAGCAGCCCTGCAGGATTTGATTGGAACATTGGTATCAATGGGGCTGGACTAGTTGTCTTTAAGGATTCCAATGTCTCGGCATTCCCCACGATGACGGAACCCAATGTAAGTAGTACCACAAGATATCTTCAGGTACCTGTAGATGCCGTACTTGACGCTGTAGATTGTGTAGGTAATTCCACTATTACCATCGATAAGAAACGGCTACCTGAAACCGTGGATGCTGGACTTACCTATGTAGGTGTAGCCAATTCGGGGAGATCGGTAGTCCGTAAGGTAAAAAGTATGATTGGACAACGGGCAGTGTTAATGGACACCAACAATTCATCTGTAGATTTTGAAGTCAACAATAATCCAACCCCTAGAAAAATAACGAAGTAG
- a CDS encoding DUF6850 family outer membrane beta-barrel protein → MKKNLLAGIYLILGLGHVASAQTTPTYEYFKIKESLIKSRNSALLGYTTLPLEGESQLGAYYQGGDLRSPYDAKSTQGINFSTSRYQRLNDWTFFGSFNFQTNKDSEVGLTAHTNPYRDNPYQLIDSLSADWKKQRYALQLQIATPAFANDRMNAGLNIRYNMLTGARQKDPRPLDNSSNLDLSPSITYKIDNQNILGLTGHYAFYKEDLNIETVGTSRQFNLYRLLGAGEYQNSAPYILTSGYLRSNEGHAFGGAIDYVRRSETKQWTVNFDYRKGHEDVIDGSIYIQQAGRHNFAQYQAASYLDWKRSNLAHQIGLKWMLKDMDNREYHQVQNPDSKQYETVYSSIMSTMLRTHTTLSYLLSRKKSKGHIDWWLNAAATYHSLDNRYANPKNKQIIDKINIVISYDKNYVLQQKQGWSFQVKSAFDFLVDDDFLYVDKAYSTNFVANEVFVPMHDYNSVNTWTNAAHIKYNLKPFGKKGNQVYLKASGSISHAMKDSGIIQKGDNRYFTQLSIGINTF, encoded by the coding sequence ATGAAAAAGAATTTATTAGCAGGCATTTATTTAATATTGGGGCTTGGTCATGTTGCTTCGGCACAAACAACACCAACGTATGAATATTTCAAAATAAAGGAGTCCTTGATTAAAAGTCGAAATTCAGCTCTCTTAGGCTATACTACGCTTCCTTTGGAAGGAGAAAGTCAACTGGGCGCTTACTACCAAGGGGGTGATTTAAGATCGCCTTACGACGCAAAATCTACACAAGGAATTAATTTTTCGACTTCTCGCTATCAACGATTGAATGATTGGACATTTTTTGGAAGTTTTAACTTTCAAACGAACAAAGATAGTGAAGTGGGTCTTACTGCTCATACCAATCCCTATCGCGACAATCCGTATCAATTGATTGACTCGCTATCTGCAGATTGGAAGAAGCAACGATATGCTTTACAGTTGCAGATTGCTACACCGGCTTTTGCAAACGACCGGATGAATGCAGGCTTAAATATACGGTACAACATGTTGACAGGTGCTCGTCAGAAAGATCCAAGGCCACTTGACAATTCCAGCAATCTAGATTTATCACCCAGCATCACGTATAAAATTGATAATCAAAATATACTAGGATTAACAGGACATTATGCTTTTTATAAAGAGGATCTCAATATTGAAACAGTCGGAACAAGCCGCCAATTCAATCTCTATCGCTTATTGGGAGCAGGTGAATATCAGAATAGCGCTCCCTATATCTTAACCTCGGGATACCTCCGGAGCAATGAAGGTCACGCTTTTGGAGGCGCGATAGATTATGTACGTCGCAGCGAAACAAAACAGTGGACCGTAAACTTCGATTACCGTAAAGGTCATGAAGATGTGATCGATGGATCGATTTACATACAACAAGCTGGAAGACATAATTTCGCACAATATCAAGCTGCTTCGTATTTGGACTGGAAAAGAAGTAATCTCGCGCACCAAATTGGGTTGAAATGGATGCTAAAGGATATGGACAATCGAGAATATCATCAGGTGCAAAATCCGGATAGCAAACAATATGAAACCGTGTATTCAAGTATTATGAGCACTATGCTACGGACTCATACTACCCTCTCGTACTTACTCAGTAGGAAAAAAAGCAAGGGTCATATCGATTGGTGGCTAAATGCTGCTGCTACATACCACAGTCTGGACAACAGATACGCCAATCCGAAGAACAAGCAGATTATTGACAAGATAAACATAGTTATCAGCTATGATAAAAATTATGTGCTGCAACAAAAACAAGGATGGTCATTCCAAGTCAAGTCGGCATTTGATTTTCTAGTGGACGATGACTTTCTCTATGTAGATAAGGCCTATTCCACGAACTTTGTAGCCAACGAGGTGTTTGTTCCCATGCATGATTACAACAGCGTCAATACTTGGACCAACGCCGCTCACATCAAATACAACCTAAAGCCATTTGGAAAAAAGGGGAATCAGGTTTATTTAAAAGCCTCTGGGTCAATCAGCCACGCAATGAAGGATAGTGGTATCATTCAAAAAGGCGACAACCGTTACTTTACACAGCTGTCCATTGGAATTAATACATTTTAA
- a CDS encoding HEAT repeat domain-containing protein yields the protein MNNIKIKKAIFLLSSLATVAYSYGQEIIRPSVKSKTSFAIVVDSRTFENARPEIMAYRQSVENDGLGTYILSHNWEKPEQVREQLQKLHTGNQPIEGTVLVGEIPIVMIRDAQYLTSAFKMNQKIRWDKSSVPSDRYYDDFDLQLDFLKQDTAIGRTHYFYYSLNGASPQYIEMDIYSARIKPPVENGENATEKIKSYLRKLVTLRQETNPLSDMVASTGHGYNSNSINSFSGDVLALKSQFPSLYRPGNSIKFLNFRNSEFMKFNLLRELKREGLDFAFMTGHGTPTLQLINGYPLASNPQPSMENVGRYLRSKIRSAQEDGRDVEKVKEGFKTSLGVSDKWMADAFEKAVIDSDSIFNDNLDVQIWDIKDANIQARLVYLNSCLTGSFHLDNYLAGYYPFSNNQNIAAIANSIGVLQDLWPAELMGTLQHGMRLGNWFKHIAYLETHVLGDPTFHFTSKRSQELNDAISAGAKVSYWKKMRQENDADLQALALVYLQKLLPETEMSKILKETYFNSTFETTRMQAFSLLRKFENEQYFEVLHAARNDSYEFIRRMAVYDLGEFGGDDFAKDLIAFYVSDPHSERINYRLRTNMTFFNPELLKSEIETQVRQNKSIYNADALSDQLLKDIDYNKSKVDKMKINILDKELPEKERLAEITTLRLYRYHRLVPAVLAVIADEAESETIRITALEAMSWFPLSYQREAIFNTCDELLKDDKVPAAIKSQALKTKHVMKKEQK from the coding sequence ATGAATAACATTAAGATAAAAAAGGCCATCTTTCTACTGAGTTCTCTAGCAACGGTTGCCTACAGCTATGGTCAAGAAATCATCCGTCCTTCTGTGAAATCAAAGACGAGCTTTGCCATTGTTGTAGATAGCAGGACCTTTGAGAATGCTCGTCCGGAAATCATGGCTTATCGTCAATCTGTCGAAAATGACGGACTAGGCACGTACATCCTATCGCATAACTGGGAAAAACCAGAGCAGGTCCGTGAACAGTTGCAAAAGCTACATACAGGCAATCAACCGATCGAAGGCACTGTGCTCGTGGGTGAGATTCCAATCGTCATGATCAGAGATGCACAGTATCTAACATCTGCCTTTAAAATGAATCAAAAAATCAGATGGGACAAATCATCCGTACCCTCCGATCGCTACTATGATGATTTTGACCTGCAATTGGATTTTCTCAAACAAGATACAGCAATCGGGCGTACCCACTATTTTTATTATAGCCTGAACGGTGCATCTCCACAATACATCGAAATGGACATCTATTCGGCACGTATAAAACCTCCTGTGGAAAATGGTGAAAATGCTACGGAGAAGATTAAGTCCTACCTTCGGAAACTTGTCACCCTTCGGCAGGAAACGAATCCACTCAGTGATATGGTTGCTTCAACTGGACACGGGTACAATTCCAACTCGATAAATTCTTTCTCAGGAGATGTACTCGCCCTCAAATCTCAATTTCCATCGCTCTATCGGCCTGGTAACTCCATCAAATTTTTGAACTTCAGAAATTCTGAGTTTATGAAATTCAATCTACTCCGCGAATTAAAACGAGAAGGATTGGATTTTGCCTTTATGACAGGACATGGAACTCCCACCCTTCAACTCATCAATGGCTATCCGTTGGCTTCTAATCCACAACCTTCAATGGAGAATGTTGGACGATATTTACGCTCCAAGATTAGGTCCGCGCAAGAAGATGGTAGAGATGTTGAAAAAGTAAAAGAGGGATTCAAAACATCTTTGGGCGTATCGGACAAATGGATGGCCGACGCTTTTGAGAAAGCGGTTATTGACTCGGATTCTATCTTCAATGACAATCTCGATGTTCAAATATGGGATATCAAGGACGCAAATATACAAGCTAGATTGGTCTATCTGAATTCTTGCCTGACGGGTTCCTTTCATCTCGACAATTATTTAGCAGGATATTATCCTTTTTCGAACAATCAAAATATTGCTGCCATTGCCAATAGTATAGGTGTATTACAGGATTTATGGCCTGCTGAGCTGATGGGTACCCTCCAACATGGGATGCGATTGGGCAATTGGTTTAAGCATATCGCTTATTTAGAGACTCATGTACTTGGGGACCCAACTTTTCACTTTACGAGTAAAAGAAGTCAAGAGCTAAATGATGCAATCAGCGCAGGCGCGAAGGTGTCTTATTGGAAAAAAATGCGCCAAGAAAATGATGCGGACTTGCAAGCGCTTGCGCTCGTTTATTTACAAAAACTGTTACCCGAAACAGAGATGTCCAAAATCCTAAAGGAGACCTATTTCAACTCTACTTTCGAAACGACTCGCATGCAAGCCTTTTCACTACTTCGTAAATTTGAAAATGAGCAGTATTTTGAAGTCTTGCACGCAGCACGGAATGATTCCTATGAATTCATCAGACGGATGGCAGTGTATGATTTGGGAGAATTTGGAGGAGATGATTTTGCAAAAGATTTGATAGCGTTCTATGTGAGTGACCCTCATTCGGAACGTATAAATTATCGATTGAGAACAAATATGACTTTTTTTAATCCAGAGCTGCTAAAAAGTGAAATTGAAACGCAAGTCCGCCAGAATAAAAGCATCTACAACGCAGACGCGCTCAGTGACCAATTACTGAAGGATATTGACTACAACAAGAGCAAGGTCGATAAAATGAAAATTAATATCCTTGATAAAGAGCTGCCAGAGAAAGAGCGTCTTGCTGAAATCACCACATTGAGACTCTATCGCTATCATCGTCTAGTCCCCGCTGTACTAGCAGTAATAGCCGATGAAGCTGAATCAGAAACTATCAGAATTACAGCATTAGAAGCGATGAGCTGGTTTCCACTCTCCTACCAACGGGAAGCTATATTCAACACATGTGATGAACTCTTAAAAGATGACAAGGTACCAGCTGCTATTAAAAGCCAGGCACTAAAAACAAAACATGTCATGAAAAAAGAGCAAAAATAA